The stretch of DNA GATCCGAATTTCGGTAAAAAGTGCACGTACATAGATTGGACATGAGATGGGTGGTGGTGGCTGTCATGGTTGTTGTCGTCTCACAAATATATTTGGCGAAAGAGACGAGCATTAGTTAGGCTAACCTGGAGAGCCGAAGCTAATTGAAGCCAATTGCTAGTGACATTAAACCAGAGCATTTGTTGAGCAGTATCAGCCTCTCCGGACTCAGAATAGAATTGCTCTGCACTGTATACAATCATCCCTAAAGAACTATTTCTTCCCCTAGGAACATTATATTCCTTAAATTCAAGACTTGCAAAATCATTTTTTGAGACTTCGGCAGTGGGTTTCTATCAAGAAAAAACATAAatacaatgaaataaaattgaaGTCATATATATACAAGAAGATAGGATGAAATGTGATCAGATTATAAGATGCAGATTGGACCAATTTAAGTTACAAGCCAATCCCACAAACCAGTGTTCACGAATTGGTTCGGAATTACGACATCTCCAATGTTCATGGAAGAGTTGAGATTCCCAGAAATACCAAAGTGGATCAGCCCATGAATGTCGAAGAGATCCAGCATCTGTTGTGTTGCTGCAGCAGCATTCACCTGAACATGAATAAACAACATCCCTTTACAAAGTCAACATCTTTTTGGGGgaaaaaatttcagattttatattttcaaagcCTAAAATGCAAAGATTTACCATCCCAACTCCACACCTGACGTAAATGACTTCCTTTCTTTGCAACTTCCCTACTCGAAATCGCCTACCTTTAAAAACGTATAGTTCAGAAATATCATTACACTGTTTACACAGACACACAAAGAAATCTTGAACCAAGGTCGAATATAGTTGAATCCAATAAATTCAGTGAGTTACCAGACAAATCAAGAAATGGGTGCCGAGAATCGGGCTGGAAATAACCAGTGGAAAAGAATGCATCTTCTTCAAGAGAAAATACTGTGATAAGACCAAGATAAGGGCCTTTGCTGTTGATTTCTCTTATCATTTCTAAAGATTTCAGCCTTCGTTGTGGAAATCCCAACGCATGAAACACAAGTACAGAAGATAAAAATAATTGGGAAACTGAGAATTTGAGGTGTTTGGATGCTGCCATTCGTTGAGCTgacctctctctctctctctctggcTCCACAAAATGTGCAATAATTTAGAAGAGCTGACATCCAAGTCTAAAGCAATTGACTTCAACCACAAATTTGAATTACTCGGACACAAAATAAAGAAGCTTGAACTCCAGCAATTCGAGCCACTTCAAGAGTTTAATTTGGTTAAAAAgtaattttctttacaatactttatttttagTTGTTCGAGTATAACACTCGTTCGTGTTAAAATAATAACGAGTTTGATGGATTAAATAAACGTTTAATCTATTGTTAgaagttgaatttttatttttcaaaattactACTAAAATACATATgtgattaaaaataaataaaataaaattatgaattatttttaacaatttaaaattaattatcaaTCTTTACCATGATTTCATCCATAACAATGTACATTTTACATACCAAAACTATGAATGGCACGAGTCCTCCTATAAATATCTTTGTTTTTTTACACGAGCGTGACACACCCAATGTCTGCTTGATCTCGAGTCCTAAGTCCTATCAAACCTACATTTCACTTGACTTTTTTCGCTACACGTCCCAACCATCCGTTCGTCGGCCGAATTCGACCTTCCGGTGAGCCAAACTTCCATACATGTCAGAAAACTTCGCCAGGCAGTTACTTCTGACTCCATAATGTGCCTTGGTATTCCTGCTGATAGCAACTCCCGAAAATTTAGAGGTGTCGATCGCCCACGTGGGTTTAACATACTCGACCACACTGGACACGCTTCCATTCGCGTACAAGTAGTTCATTAATACATCCTCACAGTTGAAAAATTCATCCACCAATGCTCGACCTGATGATGCATCATTACTCCAGTACCTCTCGAATGCAACCGTACTATCGATGAAAGCTGCCCCAGTGAGAATCATGTTATACCCGTCATGTCTTCGAGCATGTTTCTCGCCTCTATACTTGAACGGGATCCCATCTACAAGCCGAGGGTAAAATCCTACAATCCTGTCAGGGTGCTCTCGCCAGACTTTGAACCCTCTTTCGATATCATCACACGTCATCATGATGTCATCATCGAGCTCGAGAACCGCTCGAGTTTTGATCAGtggatcagttttgaaacgATTGTTCAACGAGTTCTGCTTCTCTACTCGTATTCTTACAGGAACTGCGGTGTCGAAGTCTCTTGGTTCCGGAGGTATTCCTTTGTTCCACACGACGACTATCTCCCGGACCGAGGCACATCTAGAGTAATGCTTTATGTACATTTTCAGATTCCAAATCCGGGCGTCATATGTCATTGTTAGCAACGTGAACTGGGAGTAGTGACTATTTAACGGATATGGCTCATTTGCACCATTTCCACCATATATATACCCAACCCCGGTGCATGTTAGTATCGCAGAAAAAACAATAACCAAAGCCAAGATAATGATCCCAGTACATGTACTCAATTTTATGCTGGCACGAAGCGACGAGGTTGCTCGGTTCAAACGACTGCAAAATAGTCTCAGCTTCGAAGATAGTGCGCTCGACCTTTCCCAAGTCAAGAAAGTATCAGTTCTCTTACCCATATTGTGAGGGCACCAACTCAATGGGACTATACATTTAACTACCCCGAGTAGAATTCCCACAAGTACCACAAATGCAGCCACAGATACAATCGAAACTATCCCAAGAACGAAGCGCCGAACTGTATCTCCAGAGGGTACACGGTCCCCATCAAGAACGGCGATCCATTCGCCAGAACGGAGCTGCTGAATATCAAGGTGATGGCTTCGAGCACCATTCCAAGCATTTCGTCCCTTACTCGACTCTTCGACACCCAAGGGAACCTCGACTTCTTTGAACTCATTTTTGGACAGAACTTCAATTTTGAACACGCGAGTACGTTTGCCATACGTTTCACCACAATCTTGACCGATACGATAAATATTTCCATTGTATACAAATGGCCTGCCTCCATTACGAGCTCCCATGGTCTTGTCTGTGTTATATATGGGGTTCTTCTTATGAGGTTTCCATGGACCAAGAGGCGAGTTGCTGTACCAGATCTCAAGCTGCCCATTTTTATGGGTGCCAATCCCGCTATGGTCCGAACCAAAAAGCCAGAACTTTCCTTCATAAGGGATTATAAAAGCATCAACAAGCGGTTTTTTCATGATTACCTTTTCCAACGTCCATGACAAAGGAAAGTTGGTAGCACGATAAAGACGAAGATCCCCTTTCGCACTACCCTCTGGCATCATATATATCTGTGGAAAAAATGCACATTTGAAAAatattgagttgaaagaatcaATCAAGactaaaataatgaaaatacatCAGTTTATTTATAATACTAGGGCTTTCGAATTAAAGAAGTGACATTAAATTAAAGCAAAATCAAATGCCCATGAAATCTCACATTTCCATTATGGTTGAAGACATATGGATATGATAAATGCCAATCTTCGTCAAGGGATATACCCAAATGCTGCCATGTCGCTCCCTTATCTATGCTCCGTGAAACTCCAATGTCGCCTTGCATTGTAAACGAATTTTTTGTTTCATAGAACAGGTAGAGGACATCATCCTGAATAACAATATTCAATATCAGCCAAAGTGATCGCACAAGCATTGAACATTCAAATATGGCACGGATTCATCTTATCTAAGAGCACCATATGTGTCTCAATAACGTAGACAAACATACGAACACCGTATATATACATGCTTATGCTCACGTGCATGGTGGAAGTTTTATACATGATTCTCTTCCCACAAAAAATGATGAGTTTTTGCTTGATCTTTAGAGGATCCCCACtcaagttaattattttaaaaaataacactgaaaaaaaaattgcaatcaCCTTACAATTTTTTCATTTCCCATTCTTAAAATTTTCTTCTGTCTATATGTTATTTTGTCGAGCATATTTGTTATATCCGCTGGTTCTCATACATCAAAAGGCCAGCATATGAGTAACTGaaaataacatataaaatatacaaGAGACAGACTCTATGAGATTCGAGGACCACTTTAAAAGACATTCTATCATTTTTCtaaatataaaagtttagtcCTTTTTTAACACAGGAAAAAGATATAAAGCATAAACAACTTGGATGAGTTTATACCATACTAACACCAAAACTCTCACAAGCATACATGCAGAGAAGAGATCACAACTCCTGAATATTTTAACATCGTATTGGACACAACTCCTGAATATTTTAACATCGTATTGGACAAACTAagtt from Primulina tabacum isolate GXHZ01 chromosome 3, ASM2559414v2, whole genome shotgun sequence encodes:
- the LOC142540459 gene encoding bark storage protein A-like isoform X1 — its product is MAASKHLKFSVSQLFLSSVLVFHALGFPQRRLKSLEMIREINSKGPYLGLITVFSLEEDAFFSTGYFQPDSRHPFLDLSGRRFRVGKLQRKEVIYVRCGVGMVNAAAATQQMLDLFDIHGLIHFGISGNLNSSMNIGDVVIPNQFVNTGLWDWLKPTAEVSKNDFASLEFKEYNVPRGRNSSLGMIVYSAEQFYSESGEADTAQQMLWFNVTSNWLQLASALQGLELDKCVNSSLCLENKPKVVLGMKASTANIFLDNGAYRNFRFQTFGVSSADMESTAVVMTSLSNGFPVIVIRGLSDLAGAQKGQNSIDLFGSLAASNVAKVVRKFINLLPNRFCRHS
- the LOC142540460 gene encoding glucosamine inositolphosphorylceramide transferase 1-like isoform X1, which produces MGSSQIVASGGGSGGWFRWRWHSANGGGKSGGSNKNGNGVNSNSEQCAVSSTFTYFLFSFVVLGLIGSLYGRLALTPNVRSEVAALGCAEDSEGSWAIGIFYGDSPFSLMPIEAMNIWKDKSAAWPVANPVVTCASPSNSGFPSNFVADPFLYQQDDVLYLFYETKNSFTMQGDIGVSRSIDKGATWQHLGISLDEDWHLSYPYVFNHNGNIYMMPEGSAKGDLRLYRATNFPLSWTLEKVIMKKPLVDAFIIPYEGKFWLFGSDHSGIGTHKNGQLEIWYSNSPLGPWKPHKKNPIYNTDKTMGARNGGRPFVYNGNIYRIGQDCGETYGKRTRVFKIEVLSKNEFKEVEVPLGVEESSKGRNAWNGARSHHLDIQQLRSGEWIAVLDGDRVPSGDTVRRFVLGIVSIVSVAAFVVLVGILLGVVKCIVPLSWCPHNMGKRTDTFLTWERSSALSSKLRLFCSRLNRATSSLRASIKLSTCTGIIILALVIVFSAILTCTGVGYIYGGNGANEPYPLNSHYSQFTLLTMTYDARIWNLKMYIKHYSRCASVREIVVVWNKGIPPEPRDFDTAVPVRIRVEKQNSLNNRFKTDPLIKTRAVLELDDDIMMTCDDIERGFKVWREHPDRIVGFYPRLVDGIPFKYRGEKHARRHDGYNMILTGAAFIDSTVAFERYWSNDASSGRALVDEFFNCEDVLMNYLYANGSVSSVVEYVKPTWAIDTSKFSGVAISRNTKAHYGVRSNCLAKFSDMYGSLAHRKVEFGRRTDGWDV
- the LOC142540460 gene encoding glucosamine inositolphosphorylceramide transferase 1-like isoform X2 yields the protein MNIWKDKSAAWPVANPVVTCASPSNSGFPSNFVADPFLYQQDDVLYLFYETKNSFTMQGDIGVSRSIDKGATWQHLGISLDEDWHLSYPYVFNHNGNIYMMPEGSAKGDLRLYRATNFPLSWTLEKVIMKKPLVDAFIIPYEGKFWLFGSDHSGIGTHKNGQLEIWYSNSPLGPWKPHKKNPIYNTDKTMGARNGGRPFVYNGNIYRIGQDCGETYGKRTRVFKIEVLSKNEFKEVEVPLGVEESSKGRNAWNGARSHHLDIQQLRSGEWIAVLDGDRVPSGDTVRRFVLGIVSIVSVAAFVVLVGILLGVVKCIVPLSWCPHNMGKRTDTFLTWERSSALSSKLRLFCSRLNRATSSLRASIKLSTCTGIIILALVIVFSAILTCTGVGYIYGGNGANEPYPLNSHYSQFTLLTMTYDARIWNLKMYIKHYSRCASVREIVVVWNKGIPPEPRDFDTAVPVRIRVEKQNSLNNRFKTDPLIKTRAVLELDDDIMMTCDDIERGFKVWREHPDRIVGFYPRLVDGIPFKYRGEKHARRHDGYNMILTGAAFIDSTVAFERYWSNDASSGRALVDEFFNCEDVLMNYLYANGSVSSVVEYVKPTWAIDTSKFSGVAISRNTKAHYGVRSNCLAKFSDMYGSLAHRKVEFGRRTDGWDV